The following are encoded together in the Lactuca sativa cultivar Salinas chromosome 1, Lsat_Salinas_v11, whole genome shotgun sequence genome:
- the LOC111891283 gene encoding MDIS1-interacting receptor like kinase 2, with protein MRIKILPFMLAATCPIFGFCLLMLCYWLYRNRKVTTVKSQLETKKHGDVRAVLNYDGTIAYEDFIKATEDFDLKYCIGIGGYGSVYKAKLPNGKTYALKKLHRFEAKQPAFKRSFMTEIQVLTNIRHKNIVKLYGFCLHTKCNFLVYEYMGKGSLFCALIDSELAVILDWKTRVNIIKQVAHALAYMHHEYSPPIIHRDISSNNILLNSEMEGFVADFGVAKVLDPDSSNRSVVVGTLGYIAPELAYNTIVTEKCDVYSFGVLALEIIGGKDPRELLDLLKYLNYSNQHAPTLASILDERLSYPTDRLIEKEIVRVYDVALACISTDPKARPTMRKVSQELSN; from the exons ATGCGGATCAAGATCCTTCCTTTCATGTTAGCAGCTACATGTCCCATTTTTGGATTTTGCTTGTTAATGCTATGTTATTGGCTTTACCGTAATAGAAAGGTAACCACAGTGAAAAGCCAACTCGAAACGAAAAAACATGGAGATGTTCGCGCAGTATTGAATTACGATGGAACAATTGCATATGAAGACTTCATTAAGGCCACAGAGGACTTCGACCTCAAATATTGCATTGGAATCGGTGGCTATGGTAGTGTTTACAAAGCCAAACTGCCTAATGGTAAAACATACGCTTTGAAGAAACTCCATCGGTTTGAAGCCAAGCAACCAGCATTCAAGAGGAGTTTCATGACTGAGATCCAAGTCTTAACAAACATAAGGCACAAAAACATTGTGAAACTCTATGGTTTTTGTTTGCATACCAAATGCAACTTCCTTGTATATGAATACATGGGAAAGGGGAGCCTCTTTTGCGCATTGATTGACAGTGAATTAGCTGTGATATTGGATTGGAAGACGAGGGTTAACATTATCAAACAGGTAGCCCATGCTTTGGCGTACATGCATCATGAATACAGCCCACCTATCATTCATCGAGACATATCAAGCAACAATATTCTCTTGAACTCAGAAATGGAAGGATTTGTTGCCGACTTTGGAGTAGCCAAAGTGCTAGACCCTGATTCCTCCAACCGATCTGTAGTCGTAGGAACTTTGGGATATATTGCTCCAG AACTTGCGTATAACACCATTGTGACAGAAAAATGTGATGTGTATAGCTTTGGGGTGCTGGCACTTGAGATAATTGGAGGAAAGGATCCCAGAGAACTCCTAGACCTCCTGAAATATCTCAACTATTCTAACCAACATGCTCCCACATTGGCGAGCATATTGGACGAGCGACTCTCTTATCCAACCGACAGACTGATTGAAAAGGAAATTGTCCGAGTTTATGATGTTGCATTAGCATGCATTTCCACGGATCCAAAGGCTAGGCCGACAATGAGAAAGGTTTCTCAGGAATTATCCAACTGA